TTTTAATGCACCATCGTCTAAAGATATACCAACATTAATCATAAATTTAAGGTTACTTGGTTTTGCAACCTCTTCTGATTGAGCTGTTCCCGTTGTTGATGGATTCTCATTACTACTTGGAGTATCATTTTTCTTGCTACAGCCTGTAAAAGCTGAGCCAAGCATGGCAACTGTTAACCCCAATGCCATTGTTTTTACTAACTTTCTTTTCATACTTATTCCTCCTAAATAATATTATATCGCTATAGGTTACCCTTTTACAGCCCCAATTGTAACACCTTTGACAAAGTACTTTTGTACAAAGGGATAAATCACTAAGAATGGTGTAATAACTACTACTACAATTGCACTCTTTAACATTTCTGCTGACATGGCAGATGTAGTCGGAGTACCTACCTGTGATTCACTTAAAATCATTTCACGCAGCTTTAACTGGAAGTTCTGCCACAGTGGATCGGTAATATAAATCTGAAAGTGGAAGAAATCATTCCACATAGTTACAGCTATAAATAAGCCGATGGAGGCTAAAGCCGGTTTTGATAACGGAAGTATAATTTTCAGAAAAATTCCGATTGGCGTACAGCCATCAATTTCTGCTGCCTCAAATAATGTACCCGGTATAGATTCAAAAAAGCTCTTCATTAAGATAATATTGTATGCACTTAAGGTCAGGGGTAAAATAACTGCCCAAATCGAATCCATTAAACCAAAAGCCTGTACTGTTAAATAAGTAGGAATCAAACCACCATTAAACATCATGGTAAAAAGTATTAATTTAACGATTAACTTCTGTCCCGGCATATCCTTTTGTGTAATAACATAAGCCGTTACGGTTACAATTAAAAGTCCCACAAAGGTTCCGACTACTGTCGTAAGTACCGATACAAAAAACGGACGGTATAAAGATTTTGTATTAAGTATGTGCTTATAAGCTACAAGATCAATCTTTTTCGGCCATAAATTAATACCATAAGTTGCTGTCGGATCCAAAGAATCCACAATAACCTTTATAATAGGTACAATCATACAAATCATAAGTATAATTAAAAATATATAGGCAAATATTAAATAAACTGCTCTGGCTCTATGACCAGACTTAAAGGAAAACTTATCATCCATTATATGATACCCTCCCCTTTTACCTTTTTACTAATGCGGTTAGACATACTAACCAGAACAAGGGATACTACTGATTTAAATAAACCTGCTGCCGTTGACATACCGTAATCCTGGTTGATAATACCCATACGATACACGTAGGTTCCGATAACATCTGATACACTTAATACTGAACTGTTATAAAGTACAAATATCGGTTCAAAGATATTTAATACCTTAGCAAGATTCAGAACAAATACAACTAATATTGTATTTTGAATGGAAGGCAATGTAATATATAGAATACGTTGTATTCTGGTTGCTCCATCAATTTTTGCTGCTTCATACATTTCCTGATCGACACCGGTTAAGGCCGCAATAAAGATAATCGTTCCCCATCCGGTTTCTTTCCAACGGTTTATTAATAAGAAAATGACTGTCCACCAGTTTTTATCAACCATAAAATAAATGGAATCTCCGCCAAATGCCTCAATCA
The nucleotide sequence above comes from Anaerocolumna cellulosilytica. Encoded proteins:
- a CDS encoding carbohydrate ABC transporter permease, with translation MDDKFSFKSGHRARAVYLIFAYIFLIILMICMIVPIIKVIVDSLDPTATYGINLWPKKIDLVAYKHILNTKSLYRPFFVSVLTTVVGTFVGLLIVTVTAYVITQKDMPGQKLIVKLILFTMMFNGGLIPTYLTVQAFGLMDSIWAVILPLTLSAYNIILMKSFFESIPGTLFEAAEIDGCTPIGIFLKIILPLSKPALASIGLFIAVTMWNDFFHFQIYITDPLWQNFQLKLREMILSESQVGTPTTSAMSAEMLKSAIVVVVITPFLVIYPFVQKYFVKGVTIGAVKG
- a CDS encoding ABC transporter permease, which produces MARKTTAISAIPTKKVPLKKRLYKYRYFYVMFIPVFLLFMIFNYIPMIGIFISFFDWGLFGANEFVGLDNFKALFSSNLFWRAFRNTLFLSFVNLILSMIFSVGLAVILDDLIGKKFKKFAQTVLYIPHFLSWVVVASIFTMFLSPQDGVINKVIEAFGGDSIYFMVDKNWWTVIFLLINRWKETGWGTIIFIAALTGVDQEMYEAAKIDGATRIQRILYITLPSIQNTILVVFVLNLAKVLNIFEPIFVLYNSSVLSVSDVIGTYVYRMGIINQDYGMSTAAGLFKSVVSLVLVSMSNRISKKVKGEGII